One genomic segment of Cyanobacteriota bacterium includes these proteins:
- a CDS encoding glycosyltransferase family 4 protein: protein MRIAQVAPLWERVPPPAYGGTERVVSLLTDELVRRGHDVTLFATGDSETLASLEPGCEQALRPLGVLPPEYAIYEQMQLSKVFQQANEFDVIHSHVDYVALPYATFSKTPVVHTLHGIFTPLTEKIFSQHRRQNFVSISNSQRRPDLGLNYVATVYNAVACDQFKFYDQPDEQPYLAFLGRMSVEKGPHLAIEIAKRTGWRLKMAGKIDYDNRSFFEREVAPLIDGKQIEFLGEADHHLKNELMGKAVATLFPITWQEPFGLVMTESMVSGTPVIAMALGSAPEVIAHGKTGFLCHSLEDCIAAVEKVSELNRYLCRAHVESHFSVARMVDGYEAVYHQVLDNRFQQNGHSRSPMLLAS, encoded by the coding sequence ATGCGGATTGCTCAAGTTGCACCATTGTGGGAACGGGTGCCACCGCCAGCCTATGGAGGAACTGAGCGCGTGGTAAGCTTGTTAACCGATGAATTGGTTCGCCGCGGGCATGATGTGACACTGTTTGCCACAGGTGATTCAGAGACTCTGGCTTCCCTAGAGCCGGGGTGCGAGCAAGCCCTGCGACCCTTGGGTGTTCTGCCACCGGAGTATGCCATCTACGAGCAGATGCAGCTTAGCAAAGTATTTCAGCAGGCAAATGAGTTCGATGTGATTCATTCTCATGTTGACTACGTAGCTTTGCCCTACGCTACCTTTAGCAAAACGCCTGTAGTTCACACTCTGCACGGCATCTTTACACCCTTGACGGAGAAAATCTTTAGTCAGCATCGTCGGCAAAACTTTGTTAGCATTTCTAACTCGCAACGACGGCCCGACCTAGGCTTGAACTATGTAGCAACAGTTTACAATGCCGTTGCCTGCGATCAGTTCAAGTTTTATGACCAGCCTGATGAGCAACCTTATCTAGCATTTCTAGGACGCATGTCGGTGGAAAAAGGCCCTCACTTGGCCATTGAGATTGCCAAGCGGACTGGCTGGCGGCTGAAGATGGCGGGCAAGATTGATTATGATAATCGTTCCTTCTTCGAGAGAGAAGTGGCCCCTCTGATCGATGGCAAGCAGATTGAGTTTCTGGGGGAAGCTGATCATCACCTCAAGAATGAATTGATGGGTAAAGCAGTTGCTACATTGTTCCCCATTACTTGGCAAGAACCTTTTGGTCTAGTGATGACAGAATCGATGGTCAGTGGAACGCCTGTAATTGCCATGGCGCTGGGATCTGCCCCTGAGGTGATCGCCCACGGTAAGACTGGCTTCTTGTGCCATAGCCTAGAAGATTGTATTGCCGCTGTAGAAAAGGTATCAGAGCTAAATCGTTACCTATGTCGCGCCCATGTGGAATCTCACTTCAGTGTGGCTCGCATGGTTGATGGTTACGAGGCGGTTTATCATCAAGTACTTGACAATCGCTTCCAACAAAATGGCCACAGCCGATCGCCCATGTTACTGGCTAGTTAA